The Plasmodium malariae genome assembly, contig: PmUG01_00_15, whole genome shotgun sequence sequence taatatatatatttctgagtatatgaaatttttagtgaaatatatatatttgtaagttagaatttatatacaagaactcaatataattttattgaatttactcattaatttacattttaattaaaaatattggtgctttatattgtttataattttctgatataaaattattattttgtaaggttattaagaaaacaaattattatatttacattaagaattaatattcctttttttttacatgagAAGAAGtggttatatttattgtatttatatgtttttttttgttttttcatgtGTAATATGGtattttaagtataatttttttttattttctgttAATTTCTTAATTCAATCGTTGGAAAAATAATCGTTTcttaagagaaaaataaaaaaataaatttagcTTTTTTACGGTAATATTTTgtgaataaattaattttataattgttatatGGTCTACATCACATACGtagaacaaataaatgaggagataatgtttttttttaagtactattataaagaataatttttatttatctgtATTCATTGCTTAAAAAGAATCTGTAAGATGATTTATCTggcaaaatatatttacaaatataccATACATAAACTAATATATTAGCTATAAAATTGTCCGTACAAAAGTTAcctaataataaattttggtaaatgatattattaaaCATCTCTATTTCTAATTTGCATATaataaactatatattaatatcataagaaaatttatacGATTTggaattttcaaaattatgataatacCTTCAAAGATTTATGTACTTATTTTACTAAAggtttcctttttatttttctcatatatttatattgcctcatgcatatatgtataggtaaaaaataaaaacatttagtGGATTAATTCTAATATTTActatttagaaataataaaacaaattagaTTCAATTaagtattaaatattttaaaaatatgacaCAAAGataaaaacttattttttatttaatttttaaatatatgtaatttgtAATAGAttgaacaatatattttaaactgaattttcaaaatatagaACAAGCCATTATCTAATGTAACTTTTATGtgaaaactaaaaaatatattttattttacactACAAAGAACGTTGTATATGCTATTGACtactttattaattatttaacttatattagagttataataattaatattttataaaataaataacacgCTTTTTCAAAGTGTAATATCCTAGgaattataattaacaatAGGAAAATGtcattaaaattagaaaacaCTAtcctaatatataaaatattgcaaTAGATTTATATCCTATACGTATTATGATGTAAACTAAATGATTATTTAGAAATTCTAATATatcacatattttttttacagtgaaaaatttctataaataaaacttaCAATTAGTCGAGCATATGGAATAattaacttatatattttgaatatttattaatgaattaaaattacagtatttatttttaaagttatttttttcatttataaccaaaatattaatattttataatatatttttaaaagtattttacttggatatattgtaatatgcattttagttatataacatttttttctttctttgaagtaataataaacaaaaattgaaaaaatatataaagtactATATGTCATTGAATATATAAcacttattataaatataattctttttaaatatattacaactTTGGAAAACTTTATgatggaacaaaaaattgtgttgttatttattaatatttcaacGTTTATACTTTTAACTTGGATATGTCACTTTTGCAGTGGAATGGTATGGTAGTATTATTCAAAGAAATctctattatttatattgtaattaattttttttatttttgattttttttaggatgagaatatttttttatttaaataagaaatatttacgttttttttcttttagaaCACATTAAAGGAGAATTTGGatgaaaaatacaatattaGCAGACATTTAAATACTAGTAATTATCGATtattagcaaaatataagcaGGAAAAGGATTCAAGTATTGcaaattttaaagaagaaATGCCACATAAAGAagtgaaagaaaaaaaaaatatatctaataataaaaaagaaacagaAGGAAAACACAAACAATCTTGTAGAAGTTCATTGTATATTGAggaatatggaaaaaatattgaaaaaaataaatgtggtttaactaaaacaaaaaagtatttcgattttgagaaaaaaatatttaaagaacttgattatgaagattatgttaaaaatatcaaGAATATTGATTATAAGGTACATAAAAAGTTAGCACGTAAAAAACGAAGAATACGAATTGCTTtacttttgttatttatcTTGATATTGATACTACCCATATTAGATCTTtcattagaaaaaattactGAGGGTGGTTTGTTGGGTTTATTATACTTGTTATATCCAACATCTGGAGAAGCACCTGGAGTAGATGGGTCTTTGGTTACATTGTTAAGCAAAGATGGATGGGGtaatttagtaaaaatatgtgcATCAACTACTTTCATTTATTGCGTACCTATCCTTATATTtgttgttatatttatattagggatggtttattactataaaaaagttataaaatatgaaaatatgaagttcaaaaaaagattaaataaGAAGTAACATGTGTTTTTCTGTAAAGATGAATTTACCTGTATAGTCATATCTTTGgttatatacataacaaGTATAACAAtaactatttatataatataaatacactTAAATATACCAGACTTTTTATTGGGAAACAGTAAAAACATatgaacttaatttttttgttattttgaatttttgactgtatggaaaattttatatttgtatattaagTAATGACTTTATCTTAACTAATTATTTAATctacttatatacatattcgtGTTATAATAGGTTtcatgaataatatatatatatgagataaaagtaatatataattgaataattcatatatatttatttgagTGTGCTAGTTTCTATTTGAatgtaattttatcttttctgATTTTTATCTGTTTTTAGTCTAAAATGATTGCTTGTTTAGGTAactatgaatatatattattatttttaaattaacaataaatatgtttaattatgtattaattgAATATTCATATGTAATTTCTATTACAgtagcacatatatatgtttttttttttttcaccaAAAGCAAatcttcatatatattctataatatgtgttttatattaaatattttacaagaGGTACTATatgtaaaaacatttttaaaagatttgatttattatattgaCTAAAtgcaaattataaatatataatataataatgtattttttaattatggaTTAATAACAATTTCCTGCGGACTCAGATATTGTGAATCATTTCAAttaattgaaatatttaaagcaCAGTTGTTTGTGCTTCTAATTGTAGTGTTAACTCAACGTTTCACAAATTACTtgaatatgtattttattcaaagtacatatttaaataatatacatattttatttatattagatATCATTGAAAGATTAAATTATtggaaaataatgaagaaaatgttAATAGATAATTTGTTGgatttatttctaaataacatttatttaatgttaaataggggaatgtttatatatcatttctAAATATTACCTGTGTAATTATTTTCGTATTTcactaataattatattagatataaggaaataacttcatattatataaaatattttgagtACACTATATTATACTGTATTTTTGGttactttaaaattttaatattaaatcgtaaaataatatttttcaattattttttgtacttctaatatattatggtttatatttacattcaAAATAGCGTAGGAAACTACAAACATACCTAAcgaatgtatataaattataacagatatatattaaaattcatTTTGAGTATCAgtgttaaaaattataataaataaatgataagcATTAAGAGGGAAATACTTACATAGTACACaaaaaggatatataattgtatgaatttcaagtatataaaaattatatgaagaatAGAAATGgaattacaaataatataatccTGAACGTTTAAATTGTATTAAGTTCAGCTTTTGAGTATAATTAAATTCCAATAATTGATAATATAAGTacaaagtaaataaatatagaatatagtGATTATATGAACTGTAAtgtgataatttaaaaaaatatatattaataaaagaatgtattaaatatagaatatttttaaatagatattaatttatatatacagaaacttaaatattaaattaaaatatatatattaataaatatattttatatgttaaataattttttattatattattattgcaaAATTATTAGATGGtgtatatcattatttttattataaacataattGTACATTacgtttaatttttttaagaaattatatatagtgAAAAATATGCTTAGAAAAGTGAATTCTTTAAgcacaaaaatataagtacattTTATAGTGATTAAACAGAATAAttcaatttaaatattttaataatacacTATGATTCCTATTGTTAATTACAttagtatttataaatacatggtttttatatttatatgctaattatttttatttaacgaacattataatattaataacgAAAAAAGTAACTAATAGTAAAATGGTTTTCAaaagcataatatataaatgaaaataaatatatatattttataaatattcttaatttcaatttaaaaaatatgaactatACATGTAAAAATTCTTAGAGgatataaatactttttagCTTAATTGCAATAAttataagttttatttttgatgaTGAATTAActacattaataaaaaattattgagaaaaaaaaaaaaaagacttaTCACATTTAACTGTTCTGAAGAATAGGTAAATATCGTGTTGGTATATTTGTCATGGAATGAtatctttaaataaaaattaaaataccGTTGAATTAACAgttgttatcattatttagtgtattttctaaatgatttaataaagtaaatgaaaaataattatgagtATTTAAGAAAGAAtggttaaaataaatatatataatattttttttttaatatcaaaaaaaaaaatattttgaatgttaaaaatattaatgataaggagtatatatatgtatttatttaatgtatgaaatatatgtatagtaagacaaatttaaatagaattaataaagatatttattaaattatattttaaataaaaatattctatttGTATTCAAATGTCTCACATGATGGTAATTTTGAAgcataaggaaaaataattgtaaagTATAACATTAACTTTTAGTAATAGATATTGTggtataataaattaatttaaatgtaatacAGAATACTCAGTATAgtaaataaagaattaaaatgaaaataattgtttttggtttaaataaatttaagcTTTTATGcgatacatattatatataaagtatgttttttttctgaatatataatatcatcGCGTTATATTGAGTGACATTACGTTAGtctttgtaatatttatataattaaagaaaaaaaaagttcttcaaaaaaatgttaataaaatattctttaaaaacgTAATCTGAATAAGTTACTTTTTAGAACTTAGTCATTCATTACTAATATTGATATTcactataattttattctatttagCATTTTATGATATCCATTAAACATATGAATTTAAGTAAGAATATGAGTAATATcatattagtatatataaatatacattatatgtgaaaatattgtttaatatatgaattttatttttaatgaaaaccttgtatacatatatggtAAAATGAAAAGTCATTGTAGACATAAAGAAAACAACTGAAAAACACTTTATACATTACTTCAGGATATTTAGAAGTAATAAAACTTTTTCATATGTAAGATAAAGGAAATAATTCATCTTTTATAGTTATACTTTatcgtatatttttatttacagcaatatatcattatattaaaaaaagttcttaatatcttttaatcataagtaaaaaaaatatatttttaatatttataagtttTCAGAAGTgcacataatattattacattcaCTTTAATGGATTTTATTGTTGAATTATTATAAGAgttcataatataaataataataagtagaaaatttttatttatgttttttataaaatatgttatatattattcattctcttattttttaatatattaaacctATTATCattctaaaattatattattaacccgaaacaatttttttatctaagcatttgaaatttattgttctaacaaatattttattctatattaatgtctaaatacataaataaatgttgtatgtatatataataatgtaaaaataaattaaatatagatatgttttttacataaaacatAAAGAACTATATAGGAGATTATTACAATAACttattgttaatttattCTCATTTATTAGAATTTTATAGTAATACCTGTAAACATATGATTATACATGTAATTTacgtaataatatttatgaagtgttttgaatattataatgtatatattatttcatattaatttcttaaaatttttaatatatttatattctctaatttttatttcattttatttttttactttactAGTAAGAGTGCAGAGACAAGTAAGAAACAATAAATTTCTGTGCAATTTGACTATATTGatgattataattttcaaggTTTTCCAAAATCATATGCATTAATAAAATCTTTGAAGGaagatgataataatttatattaaaatggtTGAAAGGttattaataatagaaaatagaaaaaatttctaTCTACGTTAATACCTAGAATCTCTAATAGTGATAATGCTACTGAAAGTATTAGCGAGTCAGagtaatgtaatatattgtatgaatgattgaacaaaaaaaacaaagattATATATCGAAAAGATATGaatgtaaatgtaaaagGGTATTATGGGATAACTTTATTGAGAGGTTGTGGCATGAATTAAATGAGGAAGCGGTTGaagaatttttatgtaatagaAGTACTAGTACCTATAACTGTACTGCTTTACCTCAAATTAAGATTGCCTTAACTTTGGGTTTTACACTTCTGGGAACTTTtcttattactttttttcttttgtataACGTATAATTAGAATTATCGTTAAAAATTACGAAAATTTAGAACAACATGTGAACTTGattatcattaaaatattattattatagatATGCATatcatatttcattatttttcattttatataatagtttAGTCCCGTTAGACTGAGGATTAAGTAATgtctttgtaaaaaatagagaaaaatacTCAAAATAATTCCAGAAGAATCACGTGAATCATTGGAAAGAACTTCTTAAAATTGGACTTCACATTCCGAAAGCGGAAGAATTAGGATTCATTACCATTATGTATGAAATTCTTGATTTAGATATAACGAAGTAAATGGAATTAATGTTCGTATCGATATTAGCAGTGAAATTTTTATctaataacaatatattatgaaacaaaaaaataaaaataacatagtaggaatatatttaagcaatacaaatattacaaaaataatatttatcacTTAAAGCAGAAGATATAAATGTTATTGCTATGTTGTATATAATCTATtagaaaattttcttttatattatagattagcaaaaatatacatgaataatatatcatattttatttaataaattatatatatcctttaagaaatattattagatataacttttttaattatattaaactgCATAATaggtatataaaaagtatttatgCTTTATGTATTCACTTTAATTTATAggaaatactatttttttagatGCTTCAGTTGTTATTAtggtttatatatatctaatattattttattaaatatcgatataaatatgcataggatatattaattaatataaatagaaaaattttaaatcaagtttctaaaataatttcatataaaaagataaaaagaattatgaaACATCTTGTGTATTTccagaataataataatatacttgcagatattattacaatatctatttatataatctatagagtatatattatgttgtAAAGACACATAAATAACATATCTTTTATTcttactatatataataattattataatacattatattaccATGTTTTTCAATTCTGTCtttctatatatttcatatatattttttttgcatatcatagcagtaataataaataataacatttccATTagtaatataagaaaatgataataaataattctaatgtagcgttacatgtatataattctaacaaaaatactattataatttttcatgttataaattatatatgctACATAAGAGCATTATCATGCTTGagttatttaatattttttatatgtataactatatatttttatttacatttaaagtgagataatatttttgttagtACGAttgtatagaatatatattaatttattttgtatatacaatatgaaatatgtttttatatatatttttttgatttacGTGTAAATATTGCTaagaagtatatatatatataataggaaaaagaaataagaaatatatatacatataaaatgaaaaattattttgtcgTTCAtctgttttaatatatctttattaattatatataagatatTAGTTTAAATTTTTGTCTATGATCTCTATATTAAGagattatacatatatagtaaatgaattattttatgaatttcattattaataatttagtagatatttatataacattgTTTTTTGCATAAAGTATAAACTCCTAGAATAACATAAAATGTATACTCCATATAATTAATTGAATTctactataataataaaaatattgagtCCCAAATTATCGGTGAATATTGTATATTAGCATaacttatattaattaattgtGTTTATTAATTAGAAATAAAGCTGTCCAAAAATTAAGTAttaccttttttaaaatatacaattttagtaaattgttaaatagtataaaattaacaaaaaaaaaaaataaaaataaaaaaataacacatgcaaaaaattttaaatattttgaatatatttaatgatataattaattatgcACGAAAAAATAGGTAAGTATACTTGAAAATCTTAAAATACATAGAAATAGACAATAAGTTTCAAGGAACACATAAtacgaaaaataaatgttatttCCTATTGGCAAATAAAAGTTACGTTGTATTAGTTTAAGTATAAGAGTATAAACCAATAAAACTGATATAtagaaaatgaatatataaaattagatatatatatagtataatttatagaTAATTACAACACCTGgaataattcataaaaaacaaatatcatattattatatgtctTTTTCtccaatatatattatggtttttcataatttaaaaaatatataattaatttaagtGGCAGTTATACTATGAAatgtgaaaatatatatatgaattatagtgttatttataaatgacaTAAAGTCATATTGTTAACAGAAATTATATAGTTCATTATTGCAACATAATTctataaattgaaaaaaattaaatattttcaacaaattttaattgaaatgaaaaataaattgtattatgtatatttaataagctaaaaaattaatgagtctaaaaattaaaaaaaaaaaaatagaattttcctatttaaaaaaaatgtattcaatatataataaatattatgtagaactatgttacatattttaattagaGCGAATACAATATACCTATAAAagcatatttaaaaagataatattttatatatgtaaataacacaatttaattaatattatcataaagCACTATGAATACATAATGTATAtgcattaaattatatttattacttctATATAggatataatatacattttaaagcAGCAATTGCATAAACCGTTACTATATGTGTATAagcttttttattcttaacatcaaaagttaaaatatttaattataatatattattctgcgaaaataatataaataagtatataaaagtttttttgTTAAGGTGCACTATATTggtaagaaataataaaaatatattatttaaatatataaaatagaaggaatattatataggattttaataataataagtgTTTCAATTATTTACGAAtaagataaataatatatgtacttattgttttattattatactttcTTTATTGATaatacaatttattttataaaaatttatagaatatctatgatatagtaaaataagaaaaaaagatatgatttttcattattgGATAGATACAGAagcaaattattttaacagTTATATTCTGATAATAATCAATTTAATAccagaataatatattttattattttttattttattgtattatgttatattaagtattctttaaattcatatttttaattaaaataaaataagaactgaaaaattatttaaaaacatttcaTGTACAAGTAATAAGAATAAAGCTTAGATAATTAAcattcaaaaattattttacaaaaaaaaaaaaattataatttttttactttggagatatatgttttttatatagattAATAGAATGATAtgcattttacattttaaatatattataggtATTAATGGAAAGAAAGTGATATAATTAATACAtcataaaatgatatatgtaatatcattttcttcatttttcattatgtctattatatttaatattttttaacagtaataagatatattttctaattgtgtttaaaaaattaaaattattaataaagaaGTATCCTTAAAATTAGTTATTATCCCcttaatataaagaataatatattacctACGTTCTATACGTCtaatattctatataaacgcaatatatgaaaatattaaaaaattttatattttattattattattttttttttaaggtaaataaaaaaattaattaattgttatactaaatatttaatttatatatttttaatataaactaacgaatcataattattttattttaataaaaattattttgttaaaagtaatattaaGGTAAAAATTCCATAACATACTTTTTtggttatttttattttttcattttgtaaatggcattatagttatatatatattattatgtttttatggaaaaataaagaataaataaaataaatatattatagtttAT is a genomic window containing:
- the PmUG01_00033800 gene encoding fam-l protein encodes the protein MEQKIVLLFINISTFILLTWICHFCSGMNTLKENLDEKYNISRHLNTSNYRLLAKYKQEKDSSIANFKEEMPHKEVKEKKNISNNKKETEGKHKQSCRSSLYIEEYGKNIEKNKCGLTKTKKYFDFEKKIFKELDYEDYVKNIKNIDYKVHKKLARKKRRIRIALLLLFILILILPILDLSLEKITEGGLLGLLYLLYPTSGEAPGVDGSLVTLLSKDGWGNLVKICASTTFIYCVPILIFVVIFILGMVYYYKKVIKYENMKFKKRLNKK